A genomic region of Candidatus Dormiibacterota bacterium contains the following coding sequences:
- a CDS encoding histidine phosphatase family protein, translated as MEIVFVRHAITRWNAGKRFQGHTNIELSEEGRAQARALAAALDGESFDAAYASDLDRAMETARIALGTRELATVPDARLREFDFGEWEGLTWDEITARWPELREHGSTAAKLYRPQGGESFDDVTARAASFINDLRSRRHERALVVTHAGVLHAVLAALGSALEDRQGDALSLNFSPVGVTRIALEGERSRLIALNDVRHLSDLAR; from the coding sequence ATAGAGATCGTCTTCGTCCGCCACGCGATCACGCGCTGGAACGCCGGAAAACGCTTTCAAGGGCATACGAATATTGAACTCAGCGAAGAGGGCCGCGCACAAGCGCGAGCCCTTGCCGCTGCGCTCGACGGTGAATCCTTCGATGCCGCATACGCGAGCGATCTGGACCGGGCCATGGAAACGGCACGCATCGCGTTAGGAACGCGGGAGCTGGCAACGGTTCCCGACGCGCGCCTGCGTGAATTCGACTTCGGCGAGTGGGAAGGCCTCACGTGGGACGAGATCACCGCGCGCTGGCCGGAGCTGCGCGAGCACGGGAGCACCGCCGCCAAGCTCTATCGCCCCCAGGGCGGCGAATCGTTCGACGACGTCACGGCCCGCGCGGCGTCGTTCATCAACGACCTTCGCAGCCGACGGCACGAGCGCGCCTTGGTAGTAACCCACGCGGGGGTTTTGCACGCGGTTCTGGCGGCATTGGGGAGCGCGCTGGAAGACCGTCAGGGGGACGCGCTCAGCCTCAATTTCTCACCCGTCGGAGTAACGCGGATCGCCTTGGAAGGCGAGCGTTCGCGGCTGATCGCCCTCAACGACGTTCGGCATCTTAGCGATCTCGCCCGTTGA
- a CDS encoding ferritin-like domain-containing protein — translation MPKSEPFLTDVKTLRARAREHMERGAITATYELDPKVVIDVLNQALATEIVCVLRYKRHFYSAKGLNKDAVAAEFLQHASEEQGHADRIAERITQLGGDPDLNPATLTARSHSEYIAGHDLVDMIQENLVAERIAISSYNEIIRFLGDKDITSRRMIEEILAVEEEHANDMLDLIEQILPGGSKNGKGAKK, via the coding sequence ATGCCCAAATCCGAACCGTTTCTGACCGACGTCAAAACGCTGCGAGCGCGCGCCCGGGAGCATATGGAACGCGGCGCGATCACCGCAACGTACGAGCTCGATCCGAAGGTCGTGATCGACGTCCTCAACCAGGCGCTCGCGACCGAGATCGTCTGCGTCTTGCGCTACAAGCGCCACTTTTACTCGGCGAAGGGGCTCAATAAGGATGCGGTGGCCGCCGAGTTCTTACAGCATGCGAGCGAAGAGCAGGGCCACGCCGATCGCATTGCGGAGCGCATCACGCAGCTTGGCGGCGACCCGGATTTGAACCCGGCGACGCTGACGGCACGCAGCCATTCGGAGTACATCGCGGGCCACGATCTGGTCGATATGATCCAAGAAAACTTAGTTGCCGAACGCATCGCGATCTCGTCGTACAACGAAATCATTCGTTTCCTAGGCGACAAGGATATCACGTCGCGTCGCATGATCGAAGAGATTCTGGCGGTTGAAGAAGAGCATGCCAACGACATGCTCGATCTCATCGAGCAGATTCTTCCCGGCGGCTCGAAAAACGGGAAAGGCGCCAAGAAATAG
- a CDS encoding histidine phosphatase family protein, whose amino-acid sequence MGFVYVARHGETEWNRAGRYQGQRESMLTSIGRSQAHALAHAFDGSALARIVSSPLARCVQTAEPLAARRGFTVETDALLLEIDHGDWEGRLRSEIEADDPELLQAWRERPEQVQFRGGERLADVRERWQTFIRSLDGKTNVVVVTHDVLVRIAILEATGRSLAHLWEPRVINGGFATLWAGGDGLQLREECSVGHLKDLVVDVAQQAL is encoded by the coding sequence GTGGGTTTCGTCTACGTCGCCCGCCACGGCGAAACCGAATGGAATCGCGCCGGCCGTTATCAGGGTCAGCGCGAATCGATGCTGACCTCGATCGGACGTTCGCAAGCGCATGCGCTCGCCCACGCATTCGACGGCAGCGCGCTCGCGCGAATCGTCTCGAGCCCGCTCGCGCGTTGCGTTCAGACCGCAGAGCCGCTGGCCGCGCGACGCGGCTTTACGGTGGAGACCGATGCGCTGTTGCTCGAAATCGATCACGGCGACTGGGAGGGACGCTTGCGCTCGGAGATCGAGGCCGACGACCCGGAACTGCTCCAAGCCTGGCGCGAACGGCCGGAGCAGGTGCAGTTTCGCGGCGGCGAGCGCTTAGCGGATGTCCGGGAACGCTGGCAGACGTTTATTCGCTCGTTGGACGGGAAGACTAATGTGGTGGTCGTTACCCACGATGTTTTGGTACGCATCGCCATTCTTGAGGCTACGGGGCGTTCGCTTGCACATTTATGGGAACCGCGCGTGATCAACGGCGGCTTTGCGACGCTGTGGGCCGGTGGTGACGGCCTGCAATTGCGGGAAGAGTGTTCCGTGGGACACCTCAAGGATTTAGTCGTCGACGTGGCCCAACAGGCGTTATAA